A single Sphingobacteriales bacterium DNA region contains:
- a CDS encoding MotA/TolQ/ExbB proton channel family protein, protein MAQGQTAKTAKGGFKLPPIVVIIVALIVSELIFHLVFGDLSHFKDSLRKEPKPGDYMGIIYKGGVIVPFLMTMFILVITFSIERYLTIGKAAGTGNLEVFLQNVKSKLASNDINGAIAECDKQKGSVANVVQAGLRKYAEMEKNTELEGEKKVLAIQQEVEESTSLELPSLEQNLPILATIASVGTLIALLGTVIGMIKAFAALATSGSPDPAALASGISEALINTALGIFTSAIAIIMYNLFTSKIDKLTYGIDEIGYSLSQSFASRKH, encoded by the coding sequence ATGGCTCAAGGACAAACAGCAAAAACCGCAAAAGGCGGATTTAAACTACCTCCCATCGTAGTTATTATCGTGGCGTTAATTGTATCCGAGTTGATATTCCACCTGGTATTCGGTGACCTATCACACTTTAAAGATTCTTTAAGAAAAGAGCCTAAACCGGGCGATTACATGGGTATCATCTACAAGGGCGGCGTTATCGTTCCCTTCCTGATGACCATGTTCATTCTGGTAATTACCTTTTCCATCGAAAGATACCTGACCATAGGCAAAGCAGCCGGAACAGGTAACCTGGAAGTTTTCTTACAAAATGTAAAATCAAAATTAGCCTCCAACGATATCAATGGTGCCATTGCTGAATGCGACAAACAAAAAGGTTCCGTAGCAAATGTGGTTCAGGCCGGCTTGCGTAAATACGCTGAAATGGAAAAAAACACCGAACTCGAAGGGGAAAAGAAAGTATTGGCTATCCAGCAGGAAGTGGAAGAATCTACCTCTTTGGAACTACCATCCCTGGAGCAGAACTTGCCCATTTTAGCTACCATCGCTTCTGTGGGAACATTAATCGCACTGTTAGGAACGGTAATAGGTATGATCAAAGCATTCGCAGCATTGGCGACTTCCGGCTCTCCGGACCCTGCGGCTTTGGCATCCGGCATCTCCGAAGCGCTGATAAATACCGCACTGGGTATCTTCACTTCTGCAATTGCCATTATTATGTACAACTTGTTCACCAGCAAAATTGATAAGTTGACATACGGCATTGATGAGATCGGATACAGCCTGTCTCAATCTTTTGCTTCGAGAAAACATTAA